ttgtgtgcccagaacattccttctctgtatatttgtatttatacatatgggaggaggaggtgccatattgatttcccttagacagtacagtatgagggtatagcttattgtgtgcccagaacattccttctctgtatatttgtatttatacatatgggaggaggtgccatattgattcccttagacagtacagtatgaggggtatagcttattgtgtgcccagaacattccttctctgtatatttgtatttatacatatgggaggaggaggtgccatattgattcccttagacagtacagtatgagggtatagcttattgtgtgcccagaacattccttctctgtatatttgtatttatacatatgggaggagggaggtgccatattgattcccttagacagtacagtatgagggtatagcttattgtgtgcccagaacattccttctctgtatatttggatTTGTTGGTGATAATGATAAACAACTGAGGCCGTTCGATCTAGGAACCAAGGACTTAAACTCAGACTGACAGCCGAGGCACAGTGACGTGACAGTTGACACTTTACAAAGAGGCCAATTTAGGCTCGTGGGATTCTCCATCACCTCCCACGCTGTGTACATTTATAAAGTATATAATAAATGACATATAAAATGCTACATTTGTTTCCCGTAACTGAATCCTTTTCCATTAGTAAAGGATGCTGGGAAAGTCTTTAATTTTTCATAGAAGTCTATTCATGAGAGTGCTCAGTCCCCTCGGCAGGTACATTCAGCTTTCACTTGTTCCATAGACACTGCCCTTGTCTGCTtacactggggatcagataggatctgttatacagatagctagaatctcagctgccataaagcagggcaggactgctgcttacaatgagaatcagataggatctgtgcagccactgggacagaatgttctgttatacagataactagaatctcagctgccataaagcaggacaggactgctgcttacaatggggatcagataggatctgtgcagccactgggacagaatgttctgttatacagatagctagaatctcagctgccataaagcaggacaggactgctgcttacaatggggatcagataggatctgtgcagccactgggacagaatgttctgttatacagataactagaatctcagctgccataaagcaggacaggactgctgcttacaatggggatcagataggatctgtgcagccactgggacagaatgttctgttatacagataactagaatctcagctgccataaagcaggacaggactgctgcttacaatggggatcagataggatctgtgcagccactgggacagaatgttctgttatacagatagctagaatctcagctgccataaagcaggacaggactggctgcttacaatggggatcagataggatctgtgcagccactgggacagaatgttctgttatacagatagctagaatctcagctgccataaagcaggacaggactgctgcttacaatgagaatcagataggatctgtgcagccacagggacagaatgttctgttatacagatagctagaatctcagctgccataaagcaggacaggactgctgcttacaatggggatcagataggatctgtgcagtcactgggacagaatgctgtgttatacagatagctagaatctcagctgccataaagcaggacaggactgctgcttacaattggggaatcagataggatctgtgcagccactgggacagaatgttctgttatacagatagctagaatctcagctgccataaagcagggcaggactgatgcttacaatggggatcagataggatctgtgcagccacagggacagaatgttctgttatacagatagctagaatctcagctgccataaagcaggacaggactgctgcttacaatggggatcagataggatctgtgcagccactgggacagaatgttctgttatacagatagctagaatctcagctgccataaagcaggacaggactgctgcttacaatggggatcagataggatctgtgcagccacagggacagaatgttctgttatacagatagctagaatctcagctgccataaagcaggacaggactgctgcttacaatggggatcagataggatctgtgcagccgactgggacagaatgttctgttatacagatagctagaatctcagctgccataaagcaggacaggactgctgcttacaatggggatcagataggatctgtgcagccacagggacagaatgttctgttatacagatagctagaatctcagctgccataaagcaggacaggactgctgcttacaatggggatcagataggatctgtgcagccactgggacagaatgctctgttatacagatagctagaatctcagctgccataaagcaggacaggactgctgcttagaatggggatcagatgggaaATATAATTCGGTTCCTTTCTCACCTCAGGTTGTTGTTACCGCAGAATGTCTTTCTCCGCCTGGAAATTATAAACATTCGGAACAGTCCGGAATCTCTGGGCACTGGTGAGTCGGAGTATTTGCCGCAAGATGCCGGGGAGAGGTTCCCTAGAGGACGACCCCTTCGACTTCCTGTTTAAGATCATTCTGATTGGTGATTCCAACGTGGGGAAGACTTGTGTGGTGCACCGGTTCCAGTCGGGAATCTTTATGGACAATCAGCAGAACACTATCGGGGTGGATTTCACAGTGAGGAGCCTGAACATTAATGGGAAGAAGGTGAAGGTCAGTGGTTGGTCAGATATTTCCTCTACCCTGGGTTGCCATAGAAACAAGTCCTGGGGGGGCCATCGTGCAACCCCAATAATCATTCCAGGTCATGTGACCTGTATGGGAAAGAGCAAATAGATCATGTCCTTGTTCCCCCCTATGGaataagctgatttttttttagttcaacgGTGTCtttggcttacagataaggaggagttcagTATAGCGGCGAGATAATGATGTTGCGCCTCTTCTATACGCACAGGTGCAAGTGTGGGACACCGCCGGGCAGGAACGTTTCCGCACAATCACCCAGAGTTATTACCGCAGCGCCCACGGCGCAATCATCGCCTATGACATCACTCGCCGCCAGTCCTTCGAGTCGGTGCCGCACTGGATCTACGAAGCGGGAAAATACGGCGCAGCCAACCTGATGCTGATGTTAATGGGTAGGTTTTGGGGGTCCCCTTAAATAAGAGAGGGGTCACCCCATGTGCCCGAGGGAGGGGGGTAATTAGCAGATAGTTCCATCCTGGAGGGGGTCAGTGATGTTTATGGGTTTACGAAGggggtcttgtaacccatagcaaccaagcggTACTTTcacaaagtatgttttttttgttttgttttttactgagCACTGAAGCATCTCTAGTGacgagcgaatctgtcccatttcacttcgctgaaaagaatcgagaattttttttaagCGTGCAACAAATTTTCTCGCTCCAAATAaattagagtcaatgggcgttttttctaatggcgacttttttgtactaaaacattaaagtcaatgggcgttttttcttatgtcgaCTTTTTTgggggcagacgagcagattcggagagattttgtcgcctggcgactaatcgcctcttctgagtggcgacaatctccccaaactgccttccgtgaagaatcgcctgcgctaatacacttgtggtgcttcaatttccgaagtcgcccaaagtttccttgcgaggcaactttggaaatcgaagcgccgcgagtgttCTTCAAGCtcacggaaggcagttcggggagattgtcaccacgcagaagaggcgattattaTATCGACTCTTCGAATCTGCTCGGCTGCCCCAATccttaatgcattaaagtcaatgggcgttttttcttatggcgactttttttgtccaaatgcattaggggtaagggcacacctggagattcaaactgcttccccgtgtttTCCGCCggcttcaatgaaaaaatgcctgcgccaatgcactggcagcgcttcgatttccaaagtcgcccgaagtttactcgtgaggaaacttcggggaaaacgaatcgctccgagtgccatcccgctggcgatttacattctagccgacaggagattagtcgcccaaagaagaggagatttgtcgccgggcgactaatctccccgaatcgcagtgcatgtctctgccctggatgttttttcttatggcgaaaTTTTTTGTCCttatgtattagtcaatgggcgttttttcaccAAAGTTTCGCACGAGAATTCGCACGAGAATCCGCACATggcgaatttcacaattttgctGGGAATCCATGTCTGATGactaaattcgctcatcactaagcATCTTCTGCTTCATTTCTTCTCCTCAACAAGCAGAATTAGTAGACACACGCAGTGCAGAATATGTAATCAGACTAATCCCATTTGTTTCTGCTTGTGACTCTTGAAACTTTGTATTGCCTGATCTGGCTACTGCTACAcggtttcaggagtcagaaccagcagtgcagaatatgTAATCAGCCCAATCTCATTTGTTTCTGGTTGTGACTCTTGAAACATTGTATTGCCTGATCTGGCTACTGCTACAcggtttcaggagtcagaaccagcagtgcagaatatgTAATCAGCCCAATCTCATTTGTTTCTGGTTGTGACTCTTGAAACTTTGTATTGTCTGCTCTGGCTACTCTTACacagtttcaggagtcagaaccagcagtgcagaatatgTAATCAGACTAATCCCATTTGTTTCTGGTTGTGACTCTTGAAACATTGTATTGCCTGATCTGGCTACTGCTACAcggtttcaggagtcagaaccagcagtgcagaatatgTAATCAGCCCAATCTCATTTGTTTCTGGTTGTGACTCTTGAAACATTGTATTGCCTGATCTGGCTACTGCTACAcggtttcaggagtcagaaccagcagtgcagaatatgTAATCAGACTAATCCCATTTGTTTCTGGTTGTGACTCTTGAAACTTTGTATTGTCTGCTCTGGCTACTCTTACACAGTTTCAggagttagaaccagcagtgcagaatatgTAATCAGACTAATCCCATTTGTTTCTGGTTGTGACTCTTGAAACTTTGTATTTCCTGCTCTGGCTACTGCTACAcggtttcaggagtcagaaccagcagtgcagaatagGTAATCAGCCCAATCTCACCTTGCGACAGTCCAAGAGAGGCATTTTTAGGAGGGGGGCTGGGGTAGATATCACTAACAGTTTGCCGTCTCCCCATTGAAAGGGAATAAATCGGACCTGGCGGAGAAGAGGCAGATCCTGTTCGAGGAGGCTTGCACTCTAGCAGAGAAGCACGGGCTGCTGGCGGTCCTAGAGACCTCGGCTAAGGAGTCGCACAATGTGGACGAGGTGTTTCTTCTAATGGCCAAAGAGCTCATCGCCCGCAACACATTCCACTACCACAACGAGAGCCCCCGCAACAGCTTCATACTGGACTCCAAACCCGTCCTCGCCCCCCCAGAGCCGGACAAGAGCTGCTTGTGTTAAAGTAAATCAGTAAATCTTAAATACAGGGGCCCTCCTGCTCCTGCGCCTcctcttaaaggagtggttccccctttcagtcaacttttagtatgttatagaattgccaaatcctagcaacttttcaattggtcttcattatttatttcttaaagtttttttttaatcattggccgttttcttctgactctttcaaatagggggtcactgaccccatctaaaagcaaatgctctgtaaaactacactACAgatttgtattactcctctttctattcaggtccttccCTATTaatttttcagtctcttattcaaatcagtgcatggttgctagtggaatttgggccctagcaaccaggtggctgaaataacaaactggagagctgctgaataaaaagctaaataagtcaaaaaccacaaataataaaaaatgaaaaccaattgcaaattgtctcagaatatccctctctacatcatactaacagtttcgtaattctaagcaacttttcaattggtcttcattttttcttttttatagcttttgaattatttgccttcttctgactctttacagctttcgaataggggtcactgaccccatctaaaaaacaaatgtaaggctacaaatgtattgttattgctactttttattactcctctttctattcaggcctctcatattcatattccagtttcttattcaaatgaatgcatggttgctaggggaatttggaccctagcaaccagatggctgaaattacaaactgctgctgaataaaaagctaaataagtcaaaaaccacaaataataaaaaatgagaaccaattgcaaattatctcagaatatccctctctacatcatactaacagttaatttaaaggggaacaatccatTTCCCGTGCAGTAAAGGGGAACTGGAGCTCAATATGCACTAATAGTGTCGCATTTATATACACGGCAGCTCACATGCACCCTGCCATCTGTGTTTCCATTTTGCACATGGACCCGTAttaacaagggaaaaaaaaaaaaaaagtgtaattttaggATTCCAAAACTGATGGACATgagtcttttttcagcctcagctACTGCGTTTCCCTCATGTGATCCCCTGTATTTTCCTATATAAAAAGCCGTATTCTTCCTGACGTCTGTTAATAAATAACTGGGTAATTTATTTGTTGTGATTGGCTGGGGAGGGGCATTTCCTGTACAACCAATCACGCGCGGAGATTTGTGCCCAGACAGGATTGGCGACATATTTCTTCCGACGAgtaaataaactggttttgccgCTGCTTGAGAACCGGTGACCTGTGTGAGAAACAATGAGAAGGAAAACAAGGACATTCCTTTGAGCTCAGGCGCCGCTAAAATAATCTGATTGGCCGTCTGTTATTCTAGCGTTATTAATGGGGATGATATTGGGCACCCAAAATTATAATTTGCCTATAATTCTTTTTATaaacagggatgggatccgttatccggaaagctacgaattacgcaaaggccgtctcccacagactccattttatccagataaccagagtttttaaaaaaactatttcctttttctgtgtaataataaaacagtcgcttgtacttgatcccaactaagatataattaatccttattggaggcaaaaccagcctattgggtttatttcatgtttatatgattttctagtagacttaaggtatgaagatccaaattacaaaaggatccgttatctggaaacccccaggtcccgagtattctggataacaggtcccatacctgtaataataaaacagtcgcttgtacttgatcccaactaagatataattaatccttattggaagcaaaaccagccta
Above is a genomic segment from Xenopus laevis strain J_2021 chromosome 3L, Xenopus_laevis_v10.1, whole genome shotgun sequence containing:
- the rab19.L gene encoding ras-related protein Rab-19; the encoded protein is MPGRGSLEDDPFDFLFKIILIGDSNVGKTCVVHRFQSGIFMDNQQNTIGVDFTVRSLNINGKKVKVQVWDTAGQERFRTITQSYYRSAHGAIIAYDITRRQSFESVPHWIYEAGKYGAANLMLMLMGNKSDLAEKRQILFEEACTLAEKHGLLAVLETSAKESHNVDEVFLLMAKELIARNTFHYHNESPRNSFILDSKPVLAPPEPDKSCLC